The sequence cagtcagtagacatggagtctgcaaagctgtcatcaaggcaaagggtcgctactttgaagaatctcaaatacaacatattttgatttgtttaacacatgatacatgattccaaatgtattatttcatagttttgatgtcttgtgACTGAAacttgtgactggtactgtatagtaTAATGAGGCAGAGTAGATGATATGGTGGtggttggtgtggtgtggtggtggttggtgtGATGGTGTCTGTATAAATGGTTCACTGATGAAAAGtgacaaccctgtcctgttgTTTGATGCAGGTATTTTATGAGGAAATTAGTGCCTTAAAAAACCTTAGGGATAAGTGTCCCGTTaacgggacagttgtaaatcatgcagctCCTTGTGTCACGTCACGatcgcagattttagagaaacaacaaaacttgatacaagtgtcttatatcggctgaaagcttaaattcttgttaatataactgcacggtccaatttacagtagctattactgcgaaaaaatgccatgctattgttggAGGAGAGCTccaaacaacaaaacactttttcaccacgataggtttgataaattcacctctattcagttatgaagttatgaaaactggttgttttgcaaatgttggaAAAGCTAAGTtaaagtccaagtatacagatttgatgATATTCTTGCATAAAAATGTAATATGAATGCAAATGTCTCCTTTACGATTTGCCcaaatacgtagaatgtatgcacacatgactgtaagtcgctttggataaaagcgtctgctaaatggcatatattattattatataacaaGGACAGTTGAATATTTATCTTCCTGAGGTGATGTAGATGGAATAAATGAATTCTAATATTTTCTACTCTATTCTTGCTAACACACAGTTCTTTCTAAACAATTCTGCTCTCAACTTGAAAGATAGCAGTCATAGGAGATTTTGTGTAAAAACCCTCTGAATTTGGCATTCCAGATTGTGTTCCTAATTTCAATCAATTGTTTATATTTTTAAATCCCTTAAAAACCAAGTTAGGAATAGGCTACCTCATTTCAAAATAGGCCATCACTGTCAACCATGTATGATAATTTGTCACATTATACCAAACGTCCAAACAACATTTCCATCACAATAATTGAATTAATCTCAATCAGTTTAATGGGAATAtgcatttacactgaacaaaaatataaacgcaacatgtaaagtgttggtcccatgtttcatgagttgataAATATTCCAGAAATGTTacaatacgcacaaaaagcttatttctttaaAATGATGTGCACAAATTGGTTTACatacctgttagtgagcatgtcTACTTTTCCCTggcggacattcctgcagtcagaatgacAATTGCACGCCCCcttaacttgagacatctgtggcattgtgttgtgtgacaaaactgcacattttagagtggcattttattgccTCCCCAGACGACGTAACATgcccctctaaaatgtgcagttttgtcacacaacacaatgccacatatgcCTCAAATTGTTTTTGTTGAGTTGTTTGGACccgtggtttgctgatgtcaacgttgtgaacagagtgccccatggtggcagtggggttatggtatgagcaggcataTGCTATGGACaaggaacacaattgcattttatcatgATTTGAACGCACTGAGATACCgtaggatctgtacacaattcctggaagctgaaaatgtcccagttcttccatggcctgcatattcaccagacatgttacccattgagcatactctggatcgacatgtatgacagcgtgttccagttcccgccaatatccatcaacttcgcatagccattgaagagtgggacaacattccacaggccccaATCAACattctgatcaactctatgcaaaggagatgtcgcGCTGCAGTagtcaaatggtggtcacaccagataccgactggttttctgatccacgcccctaccttttttttgtGACCAACATCTGTATTccgagtcatgtgaaatccatagattagggtctaatgaattcatttcaattgactgatgtccttatatgaactgtaactcagtcaaatcttttaaattgtttcatgttgcgtttatatttttgttcagtatatagaGCAGTACCGTGTTTCAAAGAACAGTGCGCGTACCTTTTTCATTTAACCACACCCTTTGAGCCATGACGCCAACCAATAAGATAATTTCATTTCAAGTGTAAACGGAAGTGAACAGTGACCAACAATTTCCCCGTTAGCGTTTTTATTTCGACGTTTATTAACACGCTGAATTCAAAATATGACAAATGTAACCGCACAGCATCAAACTTACCACAGGTAGTGTGTAATTCGCGTTGGAGACAGGACTTTGTTCATATGTTATATTCGTAACACTAGCTTGCTAGTTGCTGACGTTAACAATGGCAAACTGTGACGGTGTGGTTTTTCATACTCAAATAGCCTCCATTATGGAGGtgctagcgaatgcagccgtggcagagatctgtaaactcgtagacgacgaatatgcagtgtttcgtttggaaatatctcaaagccagaaagaaaacagggcATTGCAGAGGAAACTACAGCTACTTGAACTGAAGGTGGCACGGGAGCGCGTCCTCGCCAGTCCCAGTAGTGTCAAGATCCTCGACCGATACAGAGGACTGGCAAGAGGTATATTTGCAGTGCCTGTCGCCCCCATCCTCCGCACGCACGTTCAGATGTGTTACCCAGGATTGGGTCTTAGTTAGACGATAAAGGTTATTTAGGCAATAAGGCCCgaagaggtgtggtatatggccaatatacaacagagtgcctggatacagctcttagccgtggtatattggacatatatatcacaaacccccgaggagccttattgctattataaatggtttaccaacgtaattagagcagtacaacTAAATGTTTCATATaagcaatatatattttttcaaatatAAAGTGTACACTTGCAAAGTTGCACCCGGATGTATTTTGAGAAACACAGGAAATGTGGAATGGTCCAATGGAAATGCGAGCGCAAGGTGAGAGGATATGTCGTAGCCGAGGCAATGTTTGAAAACAGCCAGGTGCAACTTGCTAAACTGTGCACAGTaagtgtatattttttatttgaaatatTATTTCTCGCATAAATTTAAGTTAAATGTTTCCAAGGATATAGCAAGTGAGGCGCATTTGCGTTTAGAGAGTGTCTGGATTAAACAGCGTCGAGATTAAAGTTCACGAGGGAGCAAACTGGGGTCAGTACCATCAACTGAAAACCCGGGGGGTGCTATAAACTGGGCATACCCCACTTGGGATCCATGAGAGCTTGTTCTTGGATAGTAGGAAATAATTCACCAGATTAATTTACTTAGTTATCTTGCGCATATCGGTCGGGCTCTACTAAGCACCTCTTTTCCCACAATAACTCTCAGGGGAAGGACATCTCACTGGAAGCCACATGAGCTTTGTGAAGCGAGCGGGACACACCACATGGATAGATGACCAACCAATCACTGTTGATGAGGGGAGTGGAACCTCAACCCAGCACGTTATCTTGATAGAGGTTAGTGTGGCCAGTTTATTTCAGAAAGGCTACCCTCAGCTAGAGATGGGCATGGTTATTTGAATATCCAAACGCATGTTAGTATTCGATTATTAGGGAGATTCATTTAAGATTTTTTTTCAAGGCAGTGTCTATAATTAACTAATGATCTATGTGACACTGCTACATAGCCTACAAGGATAGATCATTACATTCAACTTTTATTAAAACTGTTGTCAGAGTGCCTCATAAAAAAGACTGCACCGGTAGCTTACACACGTTTCACACTGGTGTAGCTTGTTATTGTCGGTCGATCAAGAGGAACCATGTGTAGTAAGTGAAGTTGGAGCAAAAGGGAATTAAAGTTACGGAATTAAGATGGCTAGATGAGATGTAGGCTACAATGATCAACCAACAGCTCCTGTTTCATATGAATGGAGTTGTAAACAAGGATGGGAAGCACAGCAAAATAGCCTCAATTAGCCTTGCTATTTTAGCTGGCTAATTTAGctggctactgtagctagctagctttttttacAACGATGCAATCATTACTTGCACTACAGGATGGCATGACAGAAACTATGGCAGCACACAAGTTTCTCTAACTAGCGCGAGTTGGTTTGGCTACTTTCTTTCTCCCTCAGTGCTACACACACCGGACCCTGCTCTTCTCTCAAATCTCCATTGAAGTAAACCAATAAAAATACATTCTTTAAAACGCATGAATCCGGATATCCTAAAAATATAATATTATTAAAATagtgaaatcatttcaaatgcccATCACTACCCTAATCTATTCActtaaagatatatatatatatatttaacctttatttaactaggcaagttaagaacaaattcctatttacaatgactgcctaccaaaaGCCTCCTGCAAGGAAGGGGGCTGGGATATaaaataaatataggacaaaatacacatcacgacaagagacaacactacataaagagagacctaagacgacaacatagcatggcagcaacacatggtacaaacattattgggcacagacaacagcacaaaggtcaagaaggtacagacaacaatacatcacacaaagtaGCCACAATTGTCAGAGTGTCCATGATGTTATCTTTGAATGAAGAATTGAGTTAACTGTCCAGTTCGAATATTTGTTGCCACTCATTCCAGTCagtagctgcagcgaactgaaatgTACATCCCCATTGATCTgccaaaaaatacaaaaaaatgcatttggggtgcaaaaacaaagaaattatattcatatttttttattgtatGTGATCTGTAGTGGCCATTTGACTCAATTGATAGTAAATATGAACAGACTATTCACTAACAAGCTCTTATTTAGATCTTATTTCATGTGAAAATTATTCCATTGCTCTGAAAACTTTCACTATTCCTGACCTGTTAGAAACAAATTGAATATCAAACTAAAATTATAATTACACAATTACACACAAGAAAGAATTATGAAGGTGGCACCTCTCATAGGTACAACAGGACCTGACAGAGTGGCATGTATGGCCTTAGCGATACGATCAAAAACTAAACATAAAAATGAATTGCTGGGTCTCAGGAGAGTATGGGAGCTTGTGATACTTTCCTATGATGTTGTTATCCAATTAGACTCCTGTACCACCTCTCTTCTTGTCAGTCTGCAGATGCAGAGGTTGCAGGTCCTGGAGGATCGTCTCTGGTCAAGCAGGAGAAGACTGAAAGAGAGGACCCACCACACAGCAGAGAGACCCAGACTAGAGCAGCCCCTGTAGCCACGGAGGACCCAGCAATGCCCAGGATCCGATGCAGCATCGGGTCAGTGGAACACCGAACACCGTCAGAGATCAACACTGAGACTTTAACTGAAACACACAGGCTCTTACACACAGGATATGACCACAaatcagacccagagagactggGCTGTCCTCCTGCTCCCGGCTCAGAGTACTCACCGGTATTTCACCAGAGCCAGAGGACAGTTTATTCCCATGGAGATGTTGGTGACGCTCTAGACACTGGCGGTGATGATCTGTCTTGTTCTTACACTACAGAGATGGACGCTAGCAACATATCCTTGGGCTTAGAGACACAGACCGATCTGTCTAGAGGGGACTGGAACAGGTACAGTAGGAGTGTATACTCTGAAGGGTGCCAGGACAAGAAAgtggaggttatggtggtagatgaGGTGACTGTGAAAGTGGAGGGCGACGTTCCTCCCACATGGAATGCAGATGGTCACCTAGGAGATGGACAGTCCCAAGGTAGAGATTTCTTAGATTACAGGGAACGCTTAGAGACCAATCCAAATGTTGCAATCCAATCCCCTTTACATTCGCTCAGGGATCGCGACCCAGTATCCACGTCGATGGAGCCCTCCGATTCACAAGGCGTCCTTTTCGATCAGGTATTGAACTCAAACGACAGAGCGAGACCCCAGGCTCAGGGAGGGGGGAGCCACATCAGGTAATGGTAAAGAGAAAcggttcctctgcatgttctgtaaTAAAGGATTCAGCTGCCTCCAGAAGGTGGAGatgcaccagagggtccacacaggggtaAAACCCTACAGCTGTACCCAATGTCATATGCGCTTCGCCCAGGCTCGTGACCtcaagaggcaccagagggtccacacaggggagaaaccctacagctgcCCCCAGTGTGAAAAGAGGTTCTCCCGCCAGGACAATCTGAAGATACACCTGAAggtccacacaggagagaggcagTTTGCTTGTACGCAATGCGGGAAGAAGTTCACAGAGAGGAGctacctcaggatacaccagcagaaaaaccATCCCTATCTATTAACATAGAAAGTAATCATTCCACTAGATAGCTTCTGAAGTTTAGATCAAAACCTGCATTAAAGGGTAGGTAGCATAAACATAACTGAATGTAACATGGATTTGCATTAGTATACACATCAAAAGTCCCAATGCAAAGTTACCTCACTTTCCAATTTTTTGAGTTATTACATAAAACCCATAAAAATGCCGAAGTCATCCTGGAAGATGTTTTCGCGGGGTGTGACGTAAGATGGAAGCCCCAGGAAAGCCAGCCTATTCCCCTTAAATGTAAACTCCAACAGAAATAACTTTATATTAAACAATATTGTTTACACTCATTACTACTGgtttcaattacatttactttatgAATGTATTATTATAAATCAGCTTGCAAGGTTGCTAGCCAACTAGCCTGCTAacgtcagtggtgtaaagtattaCTTAGGTAGTTTtcggggtatctgtactttacattTTGGACAACttataatgtactttttactccaaacattttCACTGAAACCAAAAGgtatgttacattttgaatgcttagcaggagaggaaaatggtccaattcacacacttatcaagagaacatccctggtcatccctactgcctttgatctTGTGGACTCACTAAAAACGAATGCTTTGTTTGTGAATTATGTCTTATGaagagtgcccctggctatccgtaaaaaaaaaaatgccgtctggtttgcttaatactTTGATAGTTAGGTATATttcagcaattacatttacttttgatacttaagtatatttaatacCAAATATTTTTGAACTTTTACTccgtagtattttactgggtgacttttacttgagtcattttctattaaggaatctttacttttactcaagtgtgaCAATTGGTTACTTATTCAAatactggctaacgttagcacTGCATGAGTCAGCCAGTTGCTATCAACACCTAACTTCCAGCTACATTAATGTAGACCAAAGTTTTGGGAAAGCATAACGCCATCTAACCAGTTATCAAATAATGTTACCAGTTTATGCAGCAGTGGAGGCTCGtttgaggaggaaatggaggaccatcctcagtgaaatttcataaaaatccaaatggTGAAACATTAAGTTattttttttagataaaactatactaaatatattgaAATAACTTGCATTAACTGGACAAAAATATAGTTCTAATACCAAGAAAACTATTTATAAATCTACCTCCTCCTGTAAtttgaaggccagcatcctggagtcgcctcttcactgttgatgttgagactggctTCTGTTTCttgacactaatgtacttgtactcttgctcagttgtgcactggggcctcccactcttctttctattgcactattgtaagtgactgttccactggatgtcataaggtgaatgcaccaatttgtaagtcgctctggataagagcgtctgctaaatgacttaaatgtaatgtaatgtattctaTTTaaagccagtttgtgctgttctgtgacgggagtagtacacagcgttgtacgagatcttccatttcttggcaatttctcgcatggaatagccttaatttctcagaacaagaatagactgacgagtttcagaagaaagttttttgtttctggccgttttgagcctgtaatcgaacccacatgctgatgctccagatgctcaactagtctaaagaaggccagttgtattgcttctttaatcagaacaacagttttcagctgtgctaacataattgcaaaagggttttctaatgatcaattgccTTTTtataatgataaacttggattagctaacacaacgtgccattggacacctatgtagatattccattaaaaatcaccCGTTTCCAGCAACaaaagtaatttacaacattaacaatgtctacactgtatttctgatcaatttgatgttattttaatggacaaaaatgtgcttttctttcaaaaccaaggacatttctaagtgaccccaaacatgatcacatttacattacattacatttaagtcatttagcagacgctcttatccagagcgacttacaaattggtgcattcaccttatgacatccagtggaacagccactttacaatagtgcatctaaatcttttaagggggggggtgagaaggattactttatcctatcctaggtattccttaaagaggtggggtttcaggtgtctccggaaggtggtgattgactccgctgtcctggcgtcgtgagggagtttgttccaccattggggggccagagcagcgaacagttttgactgggctgagcgggaactgtacttcctcagtggtagggaggcgagcaggccagaggtggatgaacgcagtgcccttgtttgggtgtagggcctgatcagagcctggaggtactgaggtgccgttcccctcacagctccgtaggcaagcaccatggtcttgtagcggatgcgagcttcaactggaagccagtggagagagcggaggagctgggtgacgtgagagaacttgggaaggttgaacacca comes from Oncorhynchus gorbuscha isolate QuinsamMale2020 ecotype Even-year linkage group LG24, OgorEven_v1.0, whole genome shotgun sequence and encodes:
- the LOC124012476 gene encoding LOW QUALITY PROTEIN: zinc finger imprinted 2-like (The sequence of the model RefSeq protein was modified relative to this genomic sequence to represent the inferred CDS: deleted 1 base in 1 codon) codes for the protein MANCDGVVFHTQIASIMEVLANAAVAEICKLVDDEYAVFRLEISQSQKENRALQRKLQLLELKVARERVLASPSSVKILDRYRGLARGEGHLTGSHMSFVKRAGHTTWIDDQPITVDEGSGTSTQHVILIESADAEVAGPGGSSLVKQEKTEREDPPHSRETQTRAAPVATEDPAMPRIRCSIGSVEHRTPSEINTETLTETHRLLHTGYDHKSDPERLGCPPAPGSEYSPVFHQSQRTVYSHGDVGDALDTGGDDLSCSYTTEMDASNISLGLETQTDLSRGDWNRYSRSVYSEGCQDKKVEVMVVDEVTVKVEGDVPPTWNADGHLGDGQSQGRDFLDYRERLETNPNVAIQSPLHSLRDRDPVSTSMEPSDSQGVLFDQVLNSNDRARPQAQGGGSHSGNGKEKRFLCMFCNKGFSCLQKVEMHQRVHTGVKPYSCTQCHMRFAQARDLKRHQRVHTGEKPYSCPQCEKRFSRQDNLKIHLKVHTGERQFACTQCGKKFTERSYLRIHQQKNHPYLLT